A genome region from Lutra lutra chromosome 11, mLutLut1.2, whole genome shotgun sequence includes the following:
- the FEZF1 gene encoding fez family zinc finger protein 1 isoform X1, with protein sequence MDSTCHNATAKMLATAPARGNMMSTSKPLAFSIERIMARTPEPKALPVPHFLQGAVPKGDPKHSLHLNSSIPCMIPFVPVAYDTTSKAGMTGSEPRKTSLEAPAAPAAAPGAPAFSCSDLLNCALSLKGDLARDALPLQQYKLVRPRVVNHSSFHAMGALCYLNRGDGPCHPAAGVNIHPVASYFLSSPLHPQPKTYLAERNKLVVPTVEKYPSGVAFKDLSQAQLQHYMKESAQLLSEKIAFKTSDFTRGSPNTKPKVFTCEVCGKVFNAHYNLTRHMPVHTGARPFVCKVCGKGFRQASTLCRHKIIHTQEKPHKCNQCGKAFNRSSTLNTHTRIHAGYKPFVCEFCGKGFHQKGNYKNHKLTHSGEKQFKCNICNKAFHQVYNLTFHMHTHNDKKPFTCPTCGKGFCRNFDLKKHVRKLHDSSLGLARTSAGEPGTDPSPPLQQMPPATLPPLPPPLPPPGPLQPGLHPAHQ encoded by the exons ATGGACAGTACTTGCCACAACGCGACTGCCAAAATGTTAGCTACTGCTCCGGCCCGGGGCAACATGATGAGCACCTCCAAACCCTTGGCTTTCTCCATCGAACGAATCATGGCGCGCACTCCCGAGCCCAAGGCCCTGCCCGTCCCTCACTTCCTGCAGGGAGCGGTGCCCAAGGGGGACCCCAAGCACTCTCTGCATCTTAACTCGTCGATCCCCTGCATGATCCCCTTCGTGCCTGTGGCGTACGACACGACCTCCAAGGCCGGAATGACTGGCTCCGAGCCGCGGAAGACGAGCCTGGAGGCTCCAGCGGCACCGGCGGCTGCGCCCGGGGCGCCCGCGTTCAGCTGCAGCGACCTGCTCAACTGCGCGCTGAGTCTTAAGGGCGACCTGGCCCGCGACGCGCTGCCGCTGCAGCAGTACAAGCTGGTAAGGCCGCGTGTGGTCAACCATTCTTCCTTCCACGCCATGGGAGCCCTGTGCTACCTGAATCGAGGTGATGGCCCATGCCACCCGGCGGCCGGCGTTAACATCCACCCGGTGGCCTCCTACTTCCTCAGTTCCCCTCTGCACCCTCAGCCAAAAACGTATTTAGCTGAAAGGAATAAACTGGTGGTCCCGACGGTGGAGAAGTACCCCTCGGGAGTAGCTTTCAAAGACTTGTCCCAGGCTCAACTGCAGCATTATATGAAAGAAAGCGCCCAGCTTCTGTCGGAAAAAATCGCTTTCAAAACCTCTGACTTCACCCGAGGCTCTCCTAATACCAAGCCCAAAGTTTTCACTTGCGAAGTGTGTGGAAAG GTCTTTAACGCACACTATAACTTAACCCGTCACATGCCAGTGCACACAGGAGCCAGACCCTTCGTTTGCAAAGTCTGTGGAAAGGGCTTCCGGCAAGCCAGCACCCTGTGCAGGCACAAGATCATTCACACCCAG gAAAAACCTCACAAATGTAACCAGTGTGGCAAAGCATTTAATAGAAGTTCCACTTTAAACACACATACCCGAATACACGCAGGCTACAAACCGTTTGTGTGTGAATTCTGTGGCAAAGGATTTCATCAAAAAG GGAATTACAAAAACCACAAGTTGACCCACAGCGGGGAGAAGCAGTTCAAGTGCAATATCTGCAACAAGGCTTTCCACCAGGTTTACAACCTCACCTTCCACATGCACACTCACAACGACAAGAAGCCCTTCACCTGCCCCACATGTGGCAAGGGCTTCTGCAGGAACTTTGACCTCAAGAAGCACGTCCGCAAGCTGCATGACAGCAGCCTGGGGCTGGCCCGCACGTCTGCTGGGGAGCCCGGCACCGACCCATCGCCCCCTCTACAGCAGATGCCGCCTGCGACCTTGCCACCTCTTCCACCACCGCTGCCACCCCCTGGGCCCCTGCAGCCCGGGCTCCACCCGGCCCATCAGTGA
- the FEZF1 gene encoding fez family zinc finger protein 1 isoform X2: MDSTCHNATAKMLATAPARGNMMSTSKPLAFSIERIMARTPEPKALPVPHFLQGAVPKGDPKHSLHLNSSIPCMIPFVPVAYDTTSKAGMTGSEPRKTSLEAPAAPAAAPGAPAFSCSDLLNCALSLKGDLARDALPLQQYKLPKTYLAERNKLVVPTVEKYPSGVAFKDLSQAQLQHYMKESAQLLSEKIAFKTSDFTRGSPNTKPKVFTCEVCGKVFNAHYNLTRHMPVHTGARPFVCKVCGKGFRQASTLCRHKIIHTQEKPHKCNQCGKAFNRSSTLNTHTRIHAGYKPFVCEFCGKGFHQKGNYKNHKLTHSGEKQFKCNICNKAFHQVYNLTFHMHTHNDKKPFTCPTCGKGFCRNFDLKKHVRKLHDSSLGLARTSAGEPGTDPSPPLQQMPPATLPPLPPPLPPPGPLQPGLHPAHQ; this comes from the exons ATGGACAGTACTTGCCACAACGCGACTGCCAAAATGTTAGCTACTGCTCCGGCCCGGGGCAACATGATGAGCACCTCCAAACCCTTGGCTTTCTCCATCGAACGAATCATGGCGCGCACTCCCGAGCCCAAGGCCCTGCCCGTCCCTCACTTCCTGCAGGGAGCGGTGCCCAAGGGGGACCCCAAGCACTCTCTGCATCTTAACTCGTCGATCCCCTGCATGATCCCCTTCGTGCCTGTGGCGTACGACACGACCTCCAAGGCCGGAATGACTGGCTCCGAGCCGCGGAAGACGAGCCTGGAGGCTCCAGCGGCACCGGCGGCTGCGCCCGGGGCGCCCGCGTTCAGCTGCAGCGACCTGCTCAACTGCGCGCTGAGTCTTAAGGGCGACCTGGCCCGCGACGCGCTGCCGCTGCAGCAGTACAAGCTG CCAAAAACGTATTTAGCTGAAAGGAATAAACTGGTGGTCCCGACGGTGGAGAAGTACCCCTCGGGAGTAGCTTTCAAAGACTTGTCCCAGGCTCAACTGCAGCATTATATGAAAGAAAGCGCCCAGCTTCTGTCGGAAAAAATCGCTTTCAAAACCTCTGACTTCACCCGAGGCTCTCCTAATACCAAGCCCAAAGTTTTCACTTGCGAAGTGTGTGGAAAG GTCTTTAACGCACACTATAACTTAACCCGTCACATGCCAGTGCACACAGGAGCCAGACCCTTCGTTTGCAAAGTCTGTGGAAAGGGCTTCCGGCAAGCCAGCACCCTGTGCAGGCACAAGATCATTCACACCCAG gAAAAACCTCACAAATGTAACCAGTGTGGCAAAGCATTTAATAGAAGTTCCACTTTAAACACACATACCCGAATACACGCAGGCTACAAACCGTTTGTGTGTGAATTCTGTGGCAAAGGATTTCATCAAAAAG GGAATTACAAAAACCACAAGTTGACCCACAGCGGGGAGAAGCAGTTCAAGTGCAATATCTGCAACAAGGCTTTCCACCAGGTTTACAACCTCACCTTCCACATGCACACTCACAACGACAAGAAGCCCTTCACCTGCCCCACATGTGGCAAGGGCTTCTGCAGGAACTTTGACCTCAAGAAGCACGTCCGCAAGCTGCATGACAGCAGCCTGGGGCTGGCCCGCACGTCTGCTGGGGAGCCCGGCACCGACCCATCGCCCCCTCTACAGCAGATGCCGCCTGCGACCTTGCCACCTCTTCCACCACCGCTGCCACCCCCTGGGCCCCTGCAGCCCGGGCTCCACCCGGCCCATCAGTGA